The Ptiloglossa arizonensis isolate GNS036 chromosome 2, iyPtiAriz1_principal, whole genome shotgun sequence sequence TTGTGCGAAGATgctgattaattttattaacaagGAGAGGTCACAGCACTGGAGTTGcgaattttgaacaaattttttctgcTGTATTTAAAGCGTAAATGAGCAAACACATATCTAACTTTAAGCTAGAAGTTATAATAGATGTGAAATTAATTAgaagtttaaaaaatgtatccATAAAtacatttctatatttttttttgttaatatcGTTAGAAATCAGTAACAAGTAGCGATGCTTAGAAAATGACTGCAATAATGATGACTAACAATAATTGATGAAAAAGTGATatagaagataaaaaaaaagacgtCAGCGTTGAATTTCATTGTAAATAATGCACATGTATACCCATCACCGTGTATATCCTTGGACCATTTGTCTTCTCAGTTTCACTAGGTACGACAGAAAAAGTTTGAATTAAATCAACGACTCCAATTGCTGTGTGCTCTGCTTGTAAGTgtcgacgaaaagaaaacggTAATTATTTTAGCGAATTATAATGCTCACGCGGAAATTAATTTAGATGGAATTTCATTTCGCTGCATGTTGTGAGATAGCATGATACTTTACAGGGATTATTACATAATTATGATGATTATGATTATTTCGAGAGTGCTGTTTAgcattttttttccgtttcttgaaCAGACGAAATGTCTATTAAGGTATCTCACGAACatctatttttcttatttgttACATATTTATTTGGATTTAAAGTCACCGAAATTTTGCTGTAACACGAACAAGAGTCTGTTACACCGACATCTTAATGAACTGGAGCTCAGAACGTAACAATATAGTGAACGTAACAATTCACAACATGTAAGTCTGTGCTCACTCACTTCCTCCTaataacatatttttaataattgcacTCGCACATACACTGCACTTAGACAACACATGTGTAGGTTCAGCTTTTATTATCGTACAAAGTACGTATTTAAATACCGTACGCCACGTTCGAAAACAGTTCTCCATTTACGCTTAATTTTCATCGGTATattagttgttttttttttcctattcAGCGCCCTCAGTTTCCCGTACTATTTGTTTCTAACACTGTAAATAGCGTTCAATTTAACAAAGAATAACGAAGTATtaatcgaatccaataaataaattacaataatctccggataactgaaaaACCCccatcagtttttttttttttttttttttttttttaatgtttattcagcgtaagagaaatttttatatttgtcataCTCTCTTCACGAAAGTACAACGATGAGATTTCtccgataaaaatgagtccaaacacgacctggttcaaactttttttaattatatgttaATCGGAccattttgataaaaattagtCGAAATAATATCgtatttggactcatttttattttcacctCGCTAATCCATTTACGGTACTGCCGTGAAGATATTaatgaagtatataaaaattttaattaatggaTAACTCATTAACACatgaatataaaatatgaaagcTCAATTTCCTTTCGATTAACCGAAGATTATTGCACAAAATTAAGTAGAAATTGCTTCCTATATTTAACCAGTTATTAGCCATTAtcgtttcgtatattttcaaaagaaaattcTCCCGTTTAGACACGAAAATCAAAAAATCATTCTTCCTCTTTCGAAATTACGTCTCTGAAGAACTGTCTTCTCAAATTCGTGGTATAGATACATATTCACTCGATTGATATCATTAACAGAGAATTAAAAGATGCATCGGCATGTGTTCTAGCTTGCATTGATGTTGCCTGAGAGAAGTCCTCTATTATCACTCTCCTATGCTACTGCCAAAAATCTCATAGATTAGACGCATATGAATTAACGATACAacgttgaatttaaaattatattagctGTACTtactattaataattaataacacgAGAATCTAGGCACGTATGAAACTTCGATCGTAAAATGCATACTAattggaaacgtttcttttttttttcctttttttttttctattttcgagcTACAGTTACGGCTTTCGTGCGAATAATAGATCGTACTTTAAATTCTTCGCCTCTCCTCGCTTAATTCGATGATACTTAATGTACGTTGCACACGCAATAGTTCAACGACGGAGATACGATGATATTGCGAGATTTCGGTCGCGAAATTTTATACTTTCCGTAAGagacgaaagagaagaaaaaatttcGAGTAACTCCCGTTTGAAAAAACTACAAAAaggtgtttttaaatatttgaaattgaatttcataATTATCCTTGTCCTACGATTATACGCGAGCATTGTGCATAGTAATGCAAACAACGCGTGAATGATCAATGACGTAAAATATGAACGATTTCTAACCCGTCAGCTCGAAAGTTTTAAATTACGCCTCCGAAGAAATAGTACCTAACACTGCAATACGTTTGTACGCGGCAAGGGTGAATTTTTCGTACCACGAAAGAGTTGCAAATATTTCCAAAAGCAATCGCGACACGGCTCTGGATAGATTCGCAATTGTtggacaaatttttttaaacacatGGTAAAGTGCTTTTAAGCGaaacttattttaattttctttttagtaTTCGTAAGAACCGATCTTAGAAAATGCTATCTCTGAACAGCGGTCTGAGaccctgtttctttttctttttagtgcTAACCTACGAGAAGCTAATAAAATGGAGATTAATGAATTAATTGTACTTAAATTCACTAGAAGGAGATAGGATTTATTAAGTAACGTTTTGGTATACAAAATATCGATGATATTACTTGTCTAAATAAGCCagttatataattttatgaaatatCATCGCATCGTCGACGACAAAGACGGAAGACTAATGAATGATTTGTAATTTTGCACGTTCACAGGACGCTGTGATAAACGAGTTGAAAAACAAAACGAGACTGGTTCAAGAAAAGAAGCTGCTGCAACAGGATGAGGTATACAATGGTGCTCTGGAGGACATTCTTCTTGGGCTGAGGTCAGAACCGTATCGTCGAGCGGATGCGGTTAGGCGCAGTCAGCGCAGGCGCATTGATAATCATCGACTCTCTCGCACTGCCGAGGAACTAGAGCTCTAAGCAGCATTTCCTTCGAATTTTATCTTGAAAAAATTACGATATCTTTCTGAAGGGGAATCTTCGATTACACTTCTCGCGATAATCTGTTAATAACCGTGTCGCGTAACGCTTTCATGCCTGGACAATTTTGTGTTCAACGGAATACCGAACAAACGACAGGTTGTACATTCTCTAGATAACCTCAATTTAATCGATCTTGTTCGTTGGTGAAACTCGACATAGCTTTTATCCTCGTGTCGTAATCATTTGAGCCAGtaaaccgttaaaattttttaactaGCTAATATGAAAGAGTTACTTGTACCGTACACGTATTCGAAGAGGTTTTACAAACGCTAAATGTAATGTCGGTAAAGACACGTCGAAATGGAAAAGAATCTTTCGAATTTGATATGATGGAACCGTTACGCACATAAGTCACTCATGCGGTGCTATAAATTCGTCGAGAGCTAAAGAATTTTGAATTCAAAATATGAAACTGTCTCAGTGACACTTTTGGTGATAATGGTAACAATGCGTTAACGTTCTATACATTGTTTAATGTATTTTCTCTTTGTTGTACAAAGCGTTAGTGGAAATCAAACTTAGGAAcgcacatttaaaaaaaaaaaaaattgtttggaTTATTTTTGCATCATTCTTCATGATTGATAGTCTTTAAGCAATTAGACTCGGAAATTGTTTCCATTTAATTATTGTTGATTGTTATACGCGCTtgagatatttataattttttaatttaattgatATAAGTTGATAATTTGTTTGAGAGAGCTTGTGAGAAAAAGAGgggtaaaaaaaattcatagttTCAAAGTTTATAAACAATAATGAAGATAATTTTGAAGAGAAATTCAAATGTTAATTATAATGTTTACCAAACAACTTCTGACGAGTTACAGGTACTAACTGAATCGTAACATTCCATGGATATAAGGAACCAAAACACCTCATGCATTTTTCCAAACAATAAAATAACTATTTTGCGCAGAAAGTTACAAAACTGCATGTATTTACATGAAAAGTATGAAAGTTCCAGAATGCAAATTTTGCAGCATATTTTTCTCTAAGTCTGAAAAGTCAATTCTTTGTGAATCTTGAATCTCcatttataaaatgtataattaagtagcaaacgaacacagaaacaggTTAGGTTTGACGAGACATTTTTGAAAGAATCTCTTATTTTGTAACATGTAACACATAGAGTTAGCACAACTTGGTACATTCCGTCAGGACCTCAAGATACGCTCAATATAATGATAAATGCACACTAGAGTTTAGCACAGTCGTTTCTACTATAACGCATATAACACAATATTTCAACTGCATTTTATACAAAAGGAGTAGACTAGAACAaagtaaaatagaaatataagaaTTGAATGTGTCGATTATTCAGGACGGCCAAGATATTCAAATAGTTTCAATGagtataaagattaattcaaaAATCCAGTTTAGatatatgtaaatacatatGAAAAAAATTTGGTGAAAAAGGATTGTTAGGTATTGAACCTTTTTTAGTATAAAAATGATTGAAGTGAAGATATATTCAAAGAAAAATGCACAATAACAACATATGATAGATATTTGAGTCAGTGGAATCATTGTCCTTTGGTGTCCTGAATTCTTGGTTACACATGGATCGCATAATGAAACCATGCGTTATAGTTGGGTCGACTGGAATATCAGTCTTTCGCATTGTCTATTGCCGTGTAacacaaaaaatatatatcacaAAATGACTAATTGTGCAATTTATCTTTCAAAATGATTTTGAAGGGTATTGCAAAACAAAGGTTTGGTAAGATTACGCATAAATTTTTTATATGCCTTTTTCTGGGTGGTTACATATCccaaattttttggaaaataataaaattatattttcacttTTGTACGTTTTTGATATTATATGGGGTGAGGCAACCAATGTTATTGCTCAACAAATCTCTGCTTCTtttgataatataaaaaaatgtttaaaaaattgtttcgtttgagCAGACAAATTTATCATtggcaaattatttttttcaagtgTATGCTATCTAAACTTGGAAATCATTGATATTATTTGTAATAGTActacatattttttatatacactACTATAACTAACATCAAGATAAATTTCATGACTTATAACAGCATGATTTACAAATATCCCTAACATTTTTAacaaacactttagaaacaatttctttcttaGATGTTTTTTACATTGTCGAAAGAAATAGAAACATTTTTGTGCGATAACATTACATGGCTTACTCTGTATTAATATACGATAACCTAAGgatgtaaatattattgtaatatataaaatgCGCTAGTagatataaaacaaaaatatgtaattacTACTAACTGTAGATGAATTGCCAATGTGATGTTTAGATAAGTATAACATCTATGTGTTATAAATATtacgtaaataataatattgttcgtagctgaactgcgaaaaaacgATTTCAATCAattgcaacaaaaaaaaaaaacgtatcttATGTATTTTTTTGCAAAAGTGTAAATATTGTGCATTTTATTAAGTAAGTTATGCGAAATAGGCATGTGCTTtactttgtataaaatttattacaaataaaagtGATACCAATGTACCATACAGatacgcatatatatatatatatatataaacattgaTTCATTTTTTTCGTATTTGCGTGCCATTTTATTTAGTTAATGCTTTGCACATTAATTTCCTAACGAATATTACATTTCCAGTAAAACAACTTACATAAGTATAAAGGGAAAATTATTGATTAAAACAACCATTTTCTaaagttttatttattgtttatgCGAATAGATTACATTATTACATTATTTCATGTAAAATAtgtttatatacaaatatacaatatacaaaAGGCACAATATATCTACATTCTTTAGATCATGTATAGcaaaatgcaaataaaatataattcagATATAGAAGTGATTATCACTAACAGACAGAATAAGTGCTATTATTTTGTACATGTAAAATGAAAGTGATAAAACTTTGAAAGACCACAAAAATTGTGCACTGTATAAAAAGAATCTGAAAATTGTGTTTGAATAATTCGCATCACTGTGTGCAGTTTAAAACACTGCTGtatctattttatttaatttttacagtATTATATGAACTTATATAAAGATATTTCGTTTTACATgcgtttgttaataaataatgatttaacaataaaaatagtaaacatATTGTTCGTTGCTATTATCGTATTAAGATTCATATttatatagtgtataaatattttacttaacACGGTTAATGACTTGTTGGCAGGTTGCTAAATGTGGGGTAGCATTAAGATAGTTAATTGAATAAAGGAAATTTATAGGACAATCTAACAAATTAAGATTATAAGATAGTAAAATAATGGGTGTACTACTAGGAAGAGACAAAGGAATGCAATGTAAGTGCAATTTAATAGAGTAAGCGAAgcaaagtataataaaaaatataaatacattaatacaactgtatggttaGAGTATTTAATTTAACAGACAAGAGGAGATAAATATTGATTAAAAGAGAATAGAAAGTGAACGCAGTAAATTGAAAATGGACATATTGAAACAGTTTATAGAAGGTACTGTGGATGAAATATAGACTTGCTAAGAATAATAGAGATAAATCAGAAGATGATAAGAGAGAAACTAACATTAGaggttattttatttaatttgtttgatAACTTTCAGGATAAATGTTGTAGAAGAGTAAGCAAAAAGGAAAGAATGGTAAATTGataatatatagaatatatattatttaataatatatataatatatattgtcTAATAATAGACAAAACGTAAATTGTAAACAAAGTTCATTTCAGAGCTACAAAGCCAAAATTAATAAATCTATCATTttaaacaacaataataattaaatatttaagcaATATAATTTCACAAATGTACAGTAACTACTCACAATGCTACCCCTTAGCTTTTGTTCGTTGTAATTACAATTTGTCTTTTTAACTTaaacattttcgcgattgtaatATAAGAAAGTGAATCAACTGGTTAGAAGTATCTGTCTCGCATGATTTGAGAATGTAGGTATGGATATAAAAGTACCTAATGTAAGTATAATACAAATCATAATAAAATCGTTTTAaacgcatatatatatatatttatatataaaacacTGATGTATCATCATCAACGATATCATAATCATAGAATATAtaaattccattttttttttcatgtagactgaaatgtataaaattgatTAGATTGAacagattaaaataatttcagcgcttctaaaaatataaaaatcattttctctTTACTTTTCGCGACGATCTATCACAAAGTTACTATGCTTTCACAGTCTGCATTACAATAAAACTTTCGAACGTGTTTGCGCGTTACGACTTGCGGCGTtttattttttgcttttttaaTTATCCCACAACAGCATGACAGAAAACTTGCATGATACATAGTGTGATGTAATTGGTGTAGAAAACAATTTAATAACAGGTTCCTTTTTGTCCCAAATAATCTTCTTATAAAACATGTATgttatgattttttttaaattaattcaaaaaatATGTGACACATTTAAatctttacaaaataaattgtatGTATGGAGAAACATCTAACGAGAAGAGAACCAGAAATGCACTTTCTAGATGATTCATGCATCAAATTGTAAGTCTAAACAAGTTGTTTGAGAACACACACCCCTTTTAGACATAGACAGCCATTTGTTTATGAGATAAAttgaattaaagaaatttactAATGATAAACAGAAATGTTCTACCTGTCAGAGTTCAAGCTAGGAATCTTCTAATTTACAGTACCATTTGCTTGAATATCCTGTGATGTCCTTATAGCATAAGTACACTGAGCTACTCTAGTATACACTGACTATTGTAGTAATAAGAATTATAAGTAAATTTTGCCATGTTTTGTTTAAAACTCTATTGCatgtaaacatttttcaattgtttattaaattcgtcataaatatataataaatagatATAAGAAGTCTCTGTTTTTTGTATTATCTATGGTGTGGGATTCAAGTGAACCATACTAGTACTGTGTAACTACTCCGCAGTACCACcttaaatatttgcaatttacCTCAAAAACCACAGACCATTTACGCCTAAAACTATTTACAATTTAAGATATGACTCATTAAAAAAGTTCTTTTTCAATGTGATTCTCCTctcataaatataaaaattttgtatGACATTTTACATACACATTCTATCTACATGGACTCCCAGGTTGCTGGACTATCAAGAGTATATTttcctttaaaatatttctataaaaatttcaGATGTTACTCTCAATAAGTATTGATAGTAGAGGCCTTGAAAACCGGATAACTAGGTATTCGGTTATTAACCGATTAGTACCCGGGTACACGGATACTACGATTGCTGTGAACCGAATACACGCACATTATCGCTAATCGGATAATGATAATTACCCggttaaaacaaatttttatacaatgaaACTAACAATGTTGTATGTACTCTAATGTAAAATCATCAAGGAATGTTAACAAATAACACCGCTGTTgacaattttaatcaaatatatGGATTGTCAATGACAAGTTAACATAGTTATTGAAACATAAGTTATGTCATAAAatttaaatgaattattttgaaagatattagtatattcaattttttattctaaaGTGACAATCAGTAATATTACTTGTTAATATATTtctgtaattttatattattctgtTCTTAGTTTCATTGAATAAAGAATTGTTTTAGTTAGATATTCGGGTAAAACTAGTTAAATCAACAGTATAATCCATAGATAATTTCTGTATATTCAGGacgtataaattgtataaaattttgtatcgtttactTTTCAAGCAAATACTCcattggagacattaataatgtACCTACATTATAAAAATGTggtataatttaaatacattCTAAGAATATCAATTAAAGTGAACCTGATTAACTTTATAGGAATGTAAAAATATCAGTTAAGAAAATACACCAATTGTCAAAGTTTCTCATTGTCTTTGCATAATATAAACCATGCAAAAATTTCAACTTCCTAACACTTTGCATTATTACGTTACATCTAAAACTTCTTATATACAAACACaacaaaatattgattttcatTCACTTCAGAATTACGACTGATTTAGAATAAAATTAGTTTAAATATgttgaattttcaatttctttaatacaaagaaaagagaaaacaaaGATTTTATGTAATAAATGATTGAAACAACAAATTGAAATAACTACATGCACAagtataattacatttttttaaatatttataacgttACATTTGTAGAAATTCATTAGTTTTACTTAAAACTCTTTGGTTTTATCAAAAACATTATTACATAAAATCCTTGGTTATAGCAATGCCTGTAATTCCAATTCAAGATACTATTTCCTAATATAAGAACATTTTGTATTGTGTGATTTTCAGAACGAACCAAAACGTGTCACTTAATAGATTATCCTCATTACAATCTGATAGTTCTATTTTGATTATGGTAAATAATGCTGGCTGCCAAACATTTACAAAATATGAGaacaaaaatgtatataaaaatatttgcaactATTTAATATAGACCATATTTTTATAACATAAGAGATTAAACATAATTCTGGCAAATTGCTGTTACATATAAATTGAAAAACCAACTTTGTTTGAATCTTTGTATACAAGAAATAATAATACTGATTAATGTAAATTTTCTtaacgaaataataatattgaaataaggACCAGTTATCAAAATCAAAGTTTAGCAGAACAGctattacttaattatttaataaaaactgAAATATTAGCTATGATATTTTgtcataaatttttctatataatttttttgtatGAAATACTGGATGTTTATACTATAAACAAAACACGCGTGTACGCAAAAGAACAATATTTTACTAttagaattatattaattttaattaaaactgcttacaaaatgtaatttattgtGAACTGAAAAGAACAGAACATCAATTTAAAGGTACAAAAACGACGAATCAAAAATATAATGAACATGAAAATACACAAAATCATGTTATTATAATGAAATATCGAAACCCTGTGTGCAATTCTGAACTCAAATTAAAGAAGAAAGCAGtaactaaaaatttacaatttttgcaCACAGCAATTTGAACACAAACTGGTTAGTTTCATTTGGTTTATATGGCATGGATCTAGTATttggtttccttgttccttaatAATTCAATGTTAACAAAGATAATTAAtcttaagtaaaaaataagtTACTCTTATATTTGCGAAGGCTGGTTATGTGACCAACATTTTCATTAcacattttaatataaaaaagaagcaTTGGATTAAATATCTGTACAAAATAGAAAATCTTAGCTAAACTATTAGCAAACTGAtccttttttatacaaatatgtaAAACCGTTATTATGGACAATGTATAGAATACAAGTTATTATGTACAATAGTGTCTAGTCTTCTTACAAccctttaatatttataaaaaaaaggatGGAAATGTCTTatcaatatgtatataatatatatatatacacatacatgtatatataaatacacatacgcatgtgtgtgtatatatatatatgtacatagtaaaaattttcaatgtatGTTTTCATTAGGCAGTTTTTACTTCTTTGTATAAAACTATTATGAAAACGTTTAATTTACCATTATAAACAGAAGTAATCACGTGATTTACATAGGTACACACACATTGGTATTGTCTTACCAGAACATTCTTTTCTAATTAATGTCCTAATACTTATTTCAACTACAATTTCACTTTACTATGTACCAAACACTAAATGTTGAATGCATACCTTCAGATCGGAAGTCGGTTCAATTGTTTATATACACTTATCATTATTGGAGCATCAGTGATTCCAAATTTCTATGCAAAATTGTATCTTTGACAGCATTAAATacaacttttatattttctgtATCCACGGCAGTAGTAAAGTGATGAAAAAGTGGCTTTCTTGGGTCCCTTTTGACAGATATAAACATTTCCAATATAAAATTTTGCACATCCTTCATGGAATGTGAATCTCCTGTGAATTGTGGAAAGTACCAACgaacgtttgtatcgggtgaTCTCACTTTTTTGTCTAACAAatcagttttatttaaaaacaaaatgatAGACACTCCACCAAATATCATATTGTTTACTATTGTGtcaaatatatttctcgattcctCCAATCGATTGGTTCTCCTGTAAATAAGGaatgttatttaataatttatcattttttaatgttaaaatattgATATAACCGTGACACACCTATCTTCTAACAACACTTGATCAAATTCAGATGAGGACACAAGAAAAAGTATAGAAGTAACGCAATCAAAACACTGATACCATTTTTGTCTTTGAGATCTTTGTCCCCCAACATCGACAAACAAAAAtggaatattattaatttgtataacaaattctgaaattccttttgtagcTTTCCTACAGTGTAAAATATCTTGATGCGTAGGTACATAATCctgtaaaaatatttgataatactTAAGAAAtactatattataattataaacacaatacgatacattttttgaattcgaaaaatatttatgggtaaattgaaaattaccaTTCTAGCAATCCTGTCAAGATTATCCAAAAAATATTGAACCGAATCGCtctgtaatgaaaaatatacatttaaagTATAAAACATAAAAACAGATTCaaaacatttaatatttatcgcTATATTTAAGTTGATGTTTCTTATGTTTATATGCATAGCAAACTAGTTAACACAGTTATTATAAGAGCAATAAAAAACATATTATAACTAGTAAAAAACACCAAAAATATCTTACTAATTGAAATTCTCTTCGTCTATCAAAAGCTTTTCTGATTGATGCATCTGTCCATAAGCTTTGCAAAGCTGGTACATAATGGAGAAACAATTTAGCATCTAATACCAtagtattttcaaatttcagtAATTGATAACCAATATCATAGTTTTTAGAATTTCC is a genomic window containing:
- the Cta gene encoding guanine nucleotide-binding protein subunit alpha cta, which gives rise to MAGSLTWSCTCCLRFKFSPEEIEQRYKSQEIDRMLEKDRQALRRQVKLLLLGAGESGKSTFLKQMRIIHGIKFEPELIKEYQHVIYQNIIKGMKVLVDARDKLNIPWGNSKNYDIGYQLLKFENTMVLDAKLFLHYVPALQSLWTDASIRKAFDRRREFQLSDSVQYFLDNLDRIARMDYVPTHQDILHCRKATKGISEFVIQINNIPFLFVDVGGQRSQRQKWYQCFDCVTSILFLVSSSEFDQVLLEDRRTNRLEESRNIFDTIVNNMIFGGVSIILFLNKTDLLDKKVRSPDTNVRWYFPQFTGDSHSMKDVQNFILEMFISVKRDPRKPLFHHFTTAVDTENIKVVFNAVKDTILHRNLESLMLQ